A region from the Kiloniellales bacterium genome encodes:
- the gatC gene encoding Asp-tRNA(Asn)/Glu-tRNA(Gln) amidotransferase subunit GatC: MSVDRDTVAQIAKLARIRIEAEQMEPLAAELSNILGWIEQLNELDTEGVAPMTSVVEVEAPLRKDAVTDGDCRDQVLANAPEAAEGFFLVPKVVE; encoded by the coding sequence ATGTCCGTCGACAGGGACACCGTCGCGCAGATCGCCAAGCTCGCCCGGATCCGCATCGAGGCCGAGCAGATGGAGCCCCTGGCGGCCGAGCTCTCCAACATCCTGGGCTGGATCGAACAGCTGAACGAGCTCGACACCGAAGGCGTCGCGCCCATGACCTCGGTGGTCGAGGTCGAGGCGCCGCTGCGCAAAGACGCGGTCACCGACGGCGATTGCCGCGACCAGGTCCTGGCCAACGCGCCGGAGGCGGCCGAGGGCTTCTTCCTGGTGCCCAAGGTCGTGGAATAG
- the gatA gene encoding Asp-tRNA(Asn)/Glu-tRNA(Gln) amidotransferase subunit GatA produces the protein MSELTKLTIAEARDAVASGELTAAELTEAHIAAVEKVRPLNAFLVETPDKALEMAKAADARRGSAEAGVLNGIPLAIKDLFCTEGIQTTAGSRILEGFTPTYESTVSAKLWREGAVMLGKANMDEFAMGSSNMTSAFGPVESPWRRPGDNRALVPGGSSGGSAAAVAARCALGATGTDTGGSIRQPAAFVGIVGFKPTYGRCSRWGLVAFASSLDQAGPMTRTVRDSAIMLRAMAGHDPKDSTSVDRPVPDYEAALTGDVRGLKVGVPKEYRMEGMPEEIETLWRQGIDWLKAAGAETVDISLPHTKYALPTYYIVAPAEASSNLARYDGVRYGLREPGESLDEMYEATRGTGFGAEVKRRVLIGTYVLSAGYYDAYYNKARRVRTLILNDFRQAYEKVDVILTPTAPSEAFAVGEKMDDPIAMYLNDVFTVPSSLAGLPAVSVPAGLGAEGLPLGLQLIGRAFDEETVLRVADVLEQAAGFDAEPAFLA, from the coding sequence ATGAGCGAGCTCACCAAGCTGACCATCGCCGAGGCCCGCGACGCGGTCGCCAGCGGCGAGCTGACCGCCGCCGAGCTGACCGAAGCGCACATCGCGGCGGTCGAGAAGGTGCGGCCCCTCAACGCCTTCCTGGTAGAGACCCCGGACAAGGCCCTGGAGATGGCCAAGGCCGCCGATGCCAGGCGCGGCAGCGCCGAGGCCGGCGTGCTCAACGGCATCCCCCTGGCGATCAAGGACCTCTTCTGCACCGAGGGAATCCAGACAACCGCCGGCTCGCGCATCCTCGAGGGCTTCACGCCGACCTACGAATCGACCGTCTCCGCCAAGCTCTGGCGGGAAGGTGCGGTGATGCTCGGCAAGGCCAACATGGACGAGTTCGCCATGGGCTCTTCCAACATGACCAGCGCCTTCGGTCCGGTCGAAAGCCCCTGGCGCCGGCCCGGCGACAACCGGGCGCTCGTTCCGGGGGGGTCCTCCGGCGGCTCGGCGGCGGCGGTGGCGGCGCGCTGCGCCCTGGGCGCGACCGGCACCGACACCGGCGGCTCGATCCGCCAGCCGGCCGCCTTCGTCGGGATCGTCGGCTTCAAGCCGACCTATGGCCGCTGCTCGCGCTGGGGCCTGGTCGCCTTCGCGTCCTCGCTCGATCAGGCCGGGCCGATGACCCGGACGGTGCGGGACTCGGCGATCATGCTGCGCGCCATGGCCGGCCATGACCCCAAGGACTCGACCAGCGTGGACCGCCCCGTGCCCGACTACGAGGCGGCGCTGACCGGGGACGTGCGCGGCCTCAAGGTCGGCGTCCCCAAGGAGTACCGGATGGAGGGCATGCCGGAGGAGATCGAGACCCTGTGGCGCCAGGGCATCGACTGGCTGAAGGCGGCCGGGGCCGAGACCGTCGACATCTCCCTGCCGCACACCAAGTACGCCCTGCCGACCTACTACATCGTCGCGCCCGCCGAAGCCTCGTCCAACCTGGCGCGCTACGACGGCGTGCGCTACGGCCTGCGCGAGCCGGGCGAGAGCCTGGACGAGATGTACGAGGCGACCCGCGGCACCGGCTTCGGCGCCGAGGTCAAGCGCCGGGTCCTGATCGGGACCTACGTGCTCTCGGCCGGCTACTACGACGCCTACTACAACAAGGCCCGGCGGGTGCGGACCTTGATCCTCAACGACTTCCGGCAAGCCTATGAAAAGGTGGACGTCATTCTGACGCCGACCGCCCCGAGCGAGGCCTTCGCCGTGGGCGAGAAGATGGACGATCCCATCGCCATGTACCTCAACGACGTCTTCACCGTGCCCTCCAGCCTGGCCGGCCTGCCGGCCGTCTCGGTGCCCGCCGGCCTGGGCGCCGAGGGCCTGCCGCTGGGCCTGCAGCTGATCGGCCGCGCCTTCGACGAGGAGACCGTGCTGCGGGTCGCCGACGTGCTGGAACAAGCCGCCGGCTTCGACGCCGAGCCGGCCTTCCTAGCTTAA